Proteins encoded in a region of the Pelmatolapia mariae isolate MD_Pm_ZW linkage group LG6, Pm_UMD_F_2, whole genome shotgun sequence genome:
- the tmem154 gene encoding transmembrane protein 154 isoform X1: MSASWIGNMSTPRVKVPLLLLLLLTTVLPGTGFGQQTSEEPPEEQSGSDKPRNEAVTTVVTDTSIVTNQTSSDGTLYEGSASGSDENSMDPTESPGPDPIIIIIPAVLVVVIICMIVCGIFINHRWNKQKRNPDASKEDPYLDGSSTEKVPMPMFEEDVPSVLELEMEELDEWMKKDGETAEDSKRL; the protein is encoded by the exons ATGTCTGCCTCTTGGATTGGTAACATGAGCACCCCGAGGGTGAAGGTCcctctgctcctgctgctgctgctgaccacTGTGCTGCCTGGGACAG GGTTTGGTCAACAAACAAGTGAAGAACCTCCTGAGGAACAAAGCGGGTCAGACAAGCCGAGGAATGAGGCAGTAACCACAG TTGTTACTGACACCAGTATAGTCACCAATCAGACCAGTTCAGATGGGACTCTGTACG AAGGCAGTGCCTCCGGTAGTG ATGAAAACTCCATGGATCCAACTGAATCACCAGGCCCGGACCCCATCATTATCATTATCCCTGCAGTGCTGGTGGTCGTAATCATCTGCATGATAGTTTGTGGCATTTTCATCAACCACAGGTGgaacaaacaaaagagaaatccaG ACGCGAGTAAAGAAGatccatatttggatggatccAGTACAGAGAAGGTGCCGAT GCCGATGTTTGAAGAGGATGTGCCCTCTGTACTCGAGCTCGAAATGGAAGAGTTGGACGAGTGGATGAAAAAGGATG GTGAAACTGCAGAGGACTCTAAACGTCTGTAA
- the tmem154 gene encoding transmembrane protein 154 isoform X3 — protein sequence MSASWIGNMSTPRVKVPLLLLLLLTTVLPGTGFGQQTSEEPPEEQSGSDKPRNEAVTTVVTDTSIVTNQTSSDGTLYEGSASGSDENSMDPTESPGPDPIIIIIPAVLVVVIICMIVCGIFINHRWNKQKRNPDASKEDPYLDGSSTEKVPMPMFEEDVPSVLELEMEELDEWMKKDG from the exons ATGTCTGCCTCTTGGATTGGTAACATGAGCACCCCGAGGGTGAAGGTCcctctgctcctgctgctgctgctgaccacTGTGCTGCCTGGGACAG GGTTTGGTCAACAAACAAGTGAAGAACCTCCTGAGGAACAAAGCGGGTCAGACAAGCCGAGGAATGAGGCAGTAACCACAG TTGTTACTGACACCAGTATAGTCACCAATCAGACCAGTTCAGATGGGACTCTGTACG AAGGCAGTGCCTCCGGTAGTG ATGAAAACTCCATGGATCCAACTGAATCACCAGGCCCGGACCCCATCATTATCATTATCCCTGCAGTGCTGGTGGTCGTAATCATCTGCATGATAGTTTGTGGCATTTTCATCAACCACAGGTGgaacaaacaaaagagaaatccaG ACGCGAGTAAAGAAGatccatatttggatggatccAGTACAGAGAAGGTGCCGAT GCCGATGTTTGAAGAGGATGTGCCCTCTGTACTCGAGCTCGAAATGGAAGAGTTGGACGAGTGGATGAAAAAGGATG GTTAA
- the tmem154 gene encoding transmembrane protein 154 isoform X2, with translation MSASWIGNMSTPRVKVPLLLLLLLTTVLPGTGFGQQTSEEPPEEQSGSDKPRNEAVTTVVTDTSIVTNQTSSDGTLYGSASGSDENSMDPTESPGPDPIIIIIPAVLVVVIICMIVCGIFINHRWNKQKRNPDASKEDPYLDGSSTEKVPMPMFEEDVPSVLELEMEELDEWMKKDGETAEDSKRL, from the exons ATGTCTGCCTCTTGGATTGGTAACATGAGCACCCCGAGGGTGAAGGTCcctctgctcctgctgctgctgctgaccacTGTGCTGCCTGGGACAG GGTTTGGTCAACAAACAAGTGAAGAACCTCCTGAGGAACAAAGCGGGTCAGACAAGCCGAGGAATGAGGCAGTAACCACAG TTGTTACTGACACCAGTATAGTCACCAATCAGACCAGTTCAGATGGGACTCTGTACG GCAGTGCCTCCGGTAGTG ATGAAAACTCCATGGATCCAACTGAATCACCAGGCCCGGACCCCATCATTATCATTATCCCTGCAGTGCTGGTGGTCGTAATCATCTGCATGATAGTTTGTGGCATTTTCATCAACCACAGGTGgaacaaacaaaagagaaatccaG ACGCGAGTAAAGAAGatccatatttggatggatccAGTACAGAGAAGGTGCCGAT GCCGATGTTTGAAGAGGATGTGCCCTCTGTACTCGAGCTCGAAATGGAAGAGTTGGACGAGTGGATGAAAAAGGATG GTGAAACTGCAGAGGACTCTAAACGTCTGTAA